Proteins from one Halovivax limisalsi genomic window:
- a CDS encoding RAD55 family ATPase — protein sequence MTEKSDGLVTGYAVSEVLPAETIDTLDPGTNVVVVGPSMSGKRSLALELLAAGYEDGEGILCITTTRTKRIYDDLKRYVPSLEEDRIGVVDCSGSESRSAIEQMTESVPSPGDLTGISIGTAKLFKQFNRQGISDIRYGLISVSTLLQYIDINTVFKFLHIYTNRVSETDGLGIYTLNDDTHEEQTVNTIKGQFDVAVTLRETETGDLECQVRGAGSGSRGWHPID from the coding sequence ATGACGGAGAAGTCTGACGGCCTCGTGACGGGCTACGCCGTCTCCGAGGTGTTGCCGGCGGAGACGATCGATACACTCGACCCGGGGACGAACGTGGTCGTAGTGGGGCCGTCGATGAGCGGGAAGCGCTCACTCGCGCTCGAACTGCTTGCAGCGGGGTACGAGGACGGTGAAGGTATCCTCTGTATCACGACGACGCGAACGAAGCGGATCTACGACGACCTGAAGCGCTACGTCCCCTCGCTCGAAGAGGACCGAATCGGCGTCGTGGACTGCTCGGGATCGGAGAGCCGGTCCGCGATCGAGCAGATGACGGAATCCGTCCCCTCGCCGGGCGACCTGACCGGCATCAGCATCGGAACGGCGAAGCTCTTCAAGCAGTTCAACCGCCAGGGCATCTCGGACATCCGCTACGGCCTCATCTCCGTCTCGACGCTCCTGCAGTACATCGACATCAACACGGTGTTCAAGTTCCTCCACATCTACACCAACCGCGTGAGCGAGACGGACGGGCTCGGTATCTACACCCTGAACGACGACACGCACGAGGAGCAAACCGTCAACACGATCAAGGGGCAGTTCGACGTCGCCGTCACCCTCCGCGAGACCGAGACCGGCGACCTCGAGTGCCAGGTTCGCGGCGCTGGATCGGGATCACGGGGCTGGCACCCGATCGACTAG
- a CDS encoding PQQ-binding-like beta-propeller repeat protein, translating to MSERGDTTVLEGLILCSVVCLLVGSFGLAVAAAGSSNHGAGLGDSSTADAGSYDSVQTADDRTVQRTAGVEAGPVSVAPPLASAPAVPNETPTKPPVMRVGKAAANAIDGRSVDIPAGGGFVTVPAGDGASDRLTSVFYQPAPPSADSPLLFSDTMPIEGVEIYGDGGTGISGQDGVWESQPVADGEYIQYMSFEGYPYFDSPGYLRVYRYDVPKAPAWVHTWMPCGRFYQGPNGLFPPPPEPPEEDHGEDDPNVPVWEPGISITPENPEVGEPVTISGCDPFVALEDHELEWDLDDGTVLAGEEIVHAFDEAGVYEVGPLKGEVHRENVTVGGLEITRALPDAWFTDEVDEYYQVKTLHDDRTLDGVTVDGVEAESIGENDFRVAIDPFGTGDGDANVDIVAKYEDGETFETTTDGAISREPDWIEGFDELYDAEPGSGEWCPLEGDWPDGETCELRHADAFDWHPHEDGFVFTWAGIPGVPGIEEGLEVRLTDRTIVETTVPDGGVRGQRDRGATITVAGRGIDASGSESLDFDGIDFLGGSRNESAAVSWSPPFLSTGERFKAAGIGGLEVKVTGSLGLSAVEVLDDDFGLVERTEAATGNASGLAELSALGASVDAGAFLDIGVETSQEQPVFVETIAHDGAVGVEGSITFWGLWEGEFECGAEWADTWDVGPDAAAPALDGSGSTGWRAPTSTDDPFYCEGDHSWDSATATGGSGLALRDARGSTVLPGVGSIDTESSTSDGDASASTTDTALSTAASEEVIRLTDRPFADTEPSITETHDGHAVAWSRLSDDAETADGHDVVVRVYDEASGWAEPVAITADDRHDIEPTIRSAPDSDELLAVWTRLDEPVDAFVDPDAAAAEFEIVASQYDGDAWSQPEPLTENGALDRAPVLEATADGWVVAWQHHPNSDRLDLENALIEYRVLDSNGSVESAGAIENASLPALGADSNGTVELASYAAEDGLNAGAITYGTIDDDGFDSEGAHEYAIEEYAAHDVGGGELLWARGGNESYVLERANASGVDRLSTDVRMASIADLSVTGDGADAVATYRGTPEGQTSTDVFYRRASEGGWSGERRVTTGFDENASILHADSISTGDGLASVYTLREPNANGRTDLFQSTVAFTPALDLDVDGPSNASAGEAVTVEATVRNAGAVESEATSLVITDGETVLVTEPVDPLAANESRDLQLAVTVPDEGRVAVSVGGNESTASEWYARNASLRLGTPDLAVASVDGLVSPESGTVTNGTVSVVVENRGGVDAAGVPVRVSDGDEWSVDERIDAVPAGERVTVDVAITTDSFDTSAVDRVRIDPEETLGPAASQPRRADVATRFFAPELDVHEPIRYEAIEHYNGSTAATASVLASNRGPIDADATIEVRDLETGEDLGSAAITLPAPASGTITSDRLTVDLADVSEGQRLEFVVRDDATGRPAAVAVEEVTAVETTAIASLSVTVRNEHTGEAVENATVEVLTHSPDPTHRSDSNGTVALDVPGGPHVLWLSKPGYEPVERSVRFASAGSATLNASLAPTVAVTDAVAPERVELGETVPVTATVENEGATPTRTRLELRADGADDGGRTIDLAPNETREVTIDVAAPENRSAVLYEVAAGGSSARAVTAVGVGANGVDGRYDGGASTDGSVGSDDLAIESVAIPEGLGVGEARTIQVTASNAGADPAVGVPVVRVTGESVVDRPVGAAVVDVDPGENATVPIAVDLPSAGGEYEIRVDLGTESVAVNRPLTGAGERRWRAATDDAIWSSPTIYAGTVYVGSNDGGLYAIDEATGERRWRTEVGGSVSASPAAAPASGHVYAGGADGLYALDAETGEVEWVHGTEWPVLSSPTVEDGTVYAASQGVLYALDAATGDVVWSAYPDGGTESSPVVVDGTVYVGSYGTNEGEGYLHAFDAADGTERWRSNLGAPVTASPTVVGGTAFVGSYDGHLYALDATSGERAWLFDTGGAVYSSPTVADGTVYVGTGYEDGDQGAVFALDAATGSQAWSTGFGKQDELFVSSPTVADGIVYVGTQRPAVYAFDAASGTERWRAPTNASTFSSPTVHDGTLYVGSMDGSLYAMNVAGNRSSEGSRVEQESLGHVVTDEPDPAFDVEIAETNAPVEAGETLSVGVDVANVGAAAGTDRVGLSVGGVQRDDAELGLSPGESRRIELAWETDEGDDGDHTATVASSSAVDTRPVTVTPPPAGEFELVAVEAETPVTAGEAVSVAAEVANVGTDDATRNVTLDVAGERVDSVERTLAPNETGTVALTWETEPGDVGTHALSVATDGSSAAVNVTVEAPGDGPDVRLTNVTTNEPVTEGEYLDVVAELENVGDAAATQSVTLEIDGDEVDAVTVDLVPNESTTETLRWPTDSGDAGTYQARVSTANHSATRTVTVSPSSSAHFRVTDVTTNAPVAAGESLAVTATVENVGGDVGTQPIELSKFDGTVVDATNITLAVSGWATVELRWETDATDVGTGTVTVASDDDANSATVEIVDPDVCDRPGDVDGDGAVTSLDATLTQRHIAGFEPDPFEGACADLTDDGTVTPADVTAIHQLIVGTDRS from the coding sequence GTGAGTGAGCGCGGCGACACGACCGTCCTGGAGGGACTGATCCTCTGCAGCGTCGTCTGCCTGCTCGTCGGATCGTTCGGACTGGCCGTCGCTGCGGCCGGTTCGTCGAACCACGGAGCGGGACTCGGCGACTCGTCCACCGCGGACGCAGGTTCGTACGACAGCGTCCAGACGGCTGATGATCGCACCGTACAGCGGACTGCCGGGGTCGAGGCCGGGCCGGTCAGCGTGGCACCGCCCCTCGCGTCTGCACCGGCCGTTCCGAACGAGACGCCGACGAAGCCGCCGGTGATGAGGGTCGGGAAGGCGGCAGCTAACGCAATCGACGGACGCTCAGTGGACATCCCGGCCGGTGGCGGCTTCGTCACCGTGCCGGCGGGTGACGGGGCGTCGGATCGGTTGACGTCAGTATTTTACCAGCCAGCACCCCCCTCCGCCGACTCGCCCCTGCTGTTCTCCGATACGATGCCCATCGAGGGCGTCGAAATCTACGGCGACGGTGGTACGGGGATCTCCGGTCAAGACGGGGTCTGGGAGAGTCAGCCGGTCGCTGACGGCGAGTACATACAGTACATGTCCTTCGAGGGATACCCCTACTTCGACTCACCGGGCTACCTCCGGGTGTATCGGTACGACGTGCCGAAGGCCCCGGCCTGGGTGCACACCTGGATGCCATGCGGGCGGTTCTACCAGGGCCCGAACGGGCTGTTCCCCCCGCCGCCGGAACCGCCGGAGGAGGACCACGGCGAGGACGACCCGAACGTCCCGGTCTGGGAGCCGGGTATCTCCATCACCCCCGAGAATCCGGAGGTCGGCGAACCGGTGACCATCTCGGGCTGCGATCCGTTCGTCGCGCTCGAGGACCACGAACTCGAGTGGGATCTCGACGACGGGACAGTACTCGCAGGCGAGGAAATCGTCCACGCGTTCGACGAGGCCGGCGTCTACGAGGTCGGCCCGCTGAAGGGCGAAGTCCACCGCGAGAACGTCACCGTCGGCGGCCTCGAGATCACGCGCGCGCTCCCCGACGCGTGGTTCACCGACGAGGTCGACGAGTACTATCAGGTGAAGACGCTCCACGATGATCGGACGCTCGACGGCGTCACGGTCGACGGCGTCGAAGCCGAGTCCATCGGAGAGAACGACTTCCGCGTCGCGATCGACCCGTTCGGCACGGGCGACGGTGACGCCAACGTGGACATCGTCGCCAAATACGAAGACGGCGAGACGTTCGAAACGACGACCGACGGGGCGATCTCGCGCGAACCAGACTGGATCGAGGGGTTCGACGAACTGTACGACGCCGAGCCCGGGTCGGGCGAGTGGTGCCCGCTCGAGGGGGACTGGCCCGACGGCGAAACCTGCGAACTTCGCCACGCAGACGCCTTCGACTGGCATCCCCACGAGGACGGATTCGTCTTCACCTGGGCCGGCATTCCGGGCGTTCCGGGCATCGAGGAGGGGCTGGAGGTCCGATTGACCGATCGAACGATCGTCGAGACCACCGTCCCGGACGGCGGAGTACGGGGCCAACGAGATCGGGGTGCCACCATCACCGTCGCCGGGCGGGGAATCGACGCGTCGGGGAGCGAGTCGCTCGACTTCGACGGCATCGACTTTCTCGGCGGCTCTCGCAACGAGAGCGCAGCAGTCAGCTGGTCACCGCCGTTTCTCAGCACCGGAGAGCGGTTCAAAGCGGCCGGGATCGGCGGCCTCGAGGTGAAGGTGACCGGCTCGCTCGGGCTGTCGGCGGTCGAGGTACTCGACGACGACTTCGGGCTGGTCGAACGGACGGAGGCGGCGACCGGGAACGCGAGTGGCCTCGCGGAACTGTCGGCGTTGGGCGCATCGGTAGACGCGGGCGCGTTCCTGGACATCGGCGTCGAGACCAGCCAGGAGCAACCGGTGTTCGTCGAGACGATCGCTCACGACGGTGCGGTGGGCGTCGAGGGATCGATCACGTTCTGGGGACTGTGGGAGGGCGAGTTCGAGTGCGGTGCCGAGTGGGCCGACACGTGGGACGTCGGTCCCGACGCGGCCGCACCCGCGCTCGACGGCAGTGGTTCGACCGGCTGGCGTGCTCCGACCAGTACCGACGATCCGTTCTACTGTGAGGGAGATCACTCCTGGGACAGCGCGACCGCGACCGGCGGGTCGGGCCTCGCGCTTCGCGACGCCCGCGGATCGACGGTGCTGCCGGGCGTGGGTTCGATCGACACCGAGTCGTCGACGTCCGACGGCGATGCGTCAGCCAGCACCACCGACACGGCGCTTTCGACCGCGGCGAGCGAGGAGGTGATCCGGCTGACCGATCGCCCGTTCGCAGACACTGAACCCTCGATCACCGAAACGCACGATGGGCACGCCGTCGCGTGGAGTCGCCTGTCCGACGACGCCGAGACTGCCGACGGACACGACGTCGTCGTCCGGGTGTACGACGAGGCGTCAGGCTGGGCCGAGCCGGTCGCGATCACGGCCGACGACCGCCACGACATCGAGCCGACGATCCGATCGGCCCCCGACTCGGACGAACTGCTGGCCGTCTGGACCAGGCTCGACGAACCGGTCGACGCGTTCGTCGATCCGGACGCTGCCGCCGCCGAATTCGAGATCGTGGCGAGCCAGTACGACGGGGACGCCTGGAGCCAGCCCGAGCCCCTCACCGAAAACGGGGCGCTGGACCGGGCACCCGTGCTCGAAGCGACCGCCGACGGCTGGGTCGTCGCCTGGCAGCACCACCCGAACTCGGATCGCCTCGACCTCGAAAACGCCTTGATCGAGTACCGGGTGCTCGATTCGAACGGGAGCGTCGAATCCGCAGGCGCGATCGAGAACGCCTCCCTGCCGGCCCTCGGCGCGGACTCGAACGGCACCGTCGAACTCGCCTCCTACGCGGCCGAGGACGGCCTGAACGCGGGTGCGATCACGTACGGAACGATCGACGACGACGGGTTCGACAGCGAGGGCGCACACGAGTACGCGATCGAAGAGTACGCCGCCCACGACGTCGGCGGCGGCGAACTCCTCTGGGCGCGCGGGGGCAACGAGAGTTACGTCCTCGAACGGGCGAACGCCAGTGGGGTCGATCGCCTCTCGACCGACGTCCGAATGGCGTCGATCGCGGACCTCTCGGTGACCGGCGACGGTGCCGACGCGGTCGCCACCTATCGCGGGACGCCCGAGGGCCAGACGTCCACCGACGTGTTCTACCGACGCGCCAGCGAGGGCGGCTGGAGCGGCGAGCGCCGGGTGACGACCGGCTTCGACGAGAACGCCTCGATCCTGCACGCCGACTCCATTTCGACGGGCGACGGACTCGCGTCCGTCTACACCCTTCGAGAGCCCAACGCGAACGGTCGCACCGACCTGTTCCAGTCGACCGTCGCGTTCACGCCGGCGCTCGACCTTGACGTCGACGGGCCCTCGAACGCCTCGGCCGGCGAGGCGGTCACGGTCGAGGCGACCGTCAGGAACGCCGGCGCCGTCGAGAGCGAGGCGACGTCGCTCGTCATCACAGACGGCGAGACCGTGCTCGTGACCGAACCGGTCGATCCGCTCGCGGCGAACGAGTCCCGCGACCTCCAGCTCGCGGTCACGGTGCCCGACGAGGGGCGCGTCGCGGTGAGCGTCGGCGGGAACGAATCGACCGCGTCGGAGTGGTACGCCCGGAACGCCTCGCTGCGCCTCGGTACCCCCGACCTGGCCGTCGCCAGCGTTGACGGACTCGTCTCGCCGGAGTCGGGCACGGTGACGAACGGGACCGTCTCGGTCGTCGTCGAGAATCGCGGCGGCGTCGACGCCGCCGGCGTGCCCGTTCGCGTTAGCGACGGCGACGAATGGAGCGTCGACGAGCGCATCGACGCGGTGCCGGCGGGCGAGCGAGTGACCGTCGACGTGGCGATCACGACCGACTCGTTCGACACGTCGGCGGTCGATCGGGTCCGGATCGATCCCGAAGAGACGCTCGGGCCGGCGGCGAGCCAGCCGCGCCGCGCCGACGTCGCGACGCGATTTTTCGCTCCAGAACTCGACGTTCACGAACCGATTCGGTACGAGGCGATCGAGCACTACAACGGGTCGACCGCGGCGACGGCGAGCGTCCTCGCGAGCAATCGCGGGCCGATCGACGCCGACGCGACGATCGAGGTGCGCGATCTCGAGACGGGCGAGGACCTCGGCTCCGCGGCGATCACGCTGCCGGCGCCGGCGAGCGGAACCATCACGTCCGATCGGCTCACCGTCGACCTCGCGGACGTCTCCGAGGGCCAGCGTCTCGAATTCGTCGTCCGCGACGACGCGACCGGCCGGCCGGCGGCGGTCGCGGTCGAGGAAGTCACGGCCGTCGAAACGACCGCGATCGCGTCGCTCTCGGTGACGGTCCGGAACGAGCACACGGGCGAGGCGGTCGAAAACGCGACCGTCGAGGTCCTCACTCACTCGCCCGACCCGACCCACCGGAGCGATTCGAACGGGACGGTCGCGCTCGACGTCCCCGGCGGGCCGCACGTGCTGTGGCTCTCGAAACCGGGGTACGAGCCCGTAGAGCGGTCCGTTCGATTCGCCAGCGCCGGGAGCGCGACCCTGAACGCGTCGCTCGCGCCGACGGTGGCGGTCACCGACGCGGTCGCGCCGGAACGCGTCGAACTCGGCGAGACCGTGCCGGTGACGGCCACGGTCGAAAACGAGGGGGCGACTCCGACGAGGACTCGGCTCGAGCTCCGGGCCGACGGGGCGGACGACGGCGGCCGAACGATCGACCTCGCGCCGAACGAGACGCGCGAGGTGACGATCGACGTCGCGGCACCCGAGAACCGATCGGCGGTGCTTTACGAGGTCGCCGCGGGCGGCTCGAGCGCTCGCGCGGTGACCGCCGTCGGCGTCGGGGCGAACGGGGTTGATGGACGGTACGACGGAGGAGCGTCGACTGACGGCAGCGTCGGCTCCGACGACCTCGCGATCGAATCGGTCGCGATTCCGGAGGGGCTCGGCGTCGGCGAAGCGCGAACGATCCAGGTGACGGCGTCGAACGCGGGTGCGGACCCGGCGGTCGGCGTCCCGGTGGTGCGCGTGACGGGCGAGTCGGTCGTCGACCGGCCGGTCGGCGCGGCAGTCGTCGACGTCGACCCCGGCGAGAACGCGACGGTGCCGATCGCGGTCGATCTGCCGAGCGCGGGCGGGGAATACGAGATCCGCGTCGACCTCGGAACCGAGTCGGTCGCGGTGAATCGACCGCTCACGGGCGCGGGGGAGCGGCGCTGGCGGGCGGCGACCGACGACGCGATCTGGTCGTCGCCGACGATCTATGCCGGGACGGTCTACGTCGGCTCGAACGACGGCGGCCTCTACGCGATCGACGAGGCGACCGGTGAACGGCGGTGGCGGACCGAAGTCGGCGGCTCCGTCAGCGCCTCGCCGGCCGCAGCTCCCGCGTCGGGGCACGTCTACGCCGGCGGCGCGGACGGCCTCTACGCGCTCGACGCCGAGACCGGCGAGGTCGAGTGGGTCCACGGGACCGAGTGGCCGGTCCTGTCCTCACCGACGGTCGAGGACGGAACGGTGTACGCGGCGTCGCAGGGCGTGCTCTACGCGCTCGACGCGGCCACCGGCGACGTCGTCTGGAGCGCCTACCCCGACGGCGGGACGGAATCGTCCCCGGTCGTGGTCGACGGCACGGTCTACGTGGGATCCTACGGCACGAACGAGGGCGAAGGGTACCTCCACGCGTTCGACGCCGCGGACGGCACCGAGCGCTGGCGTTCGAACCTGGGTGCACCGGTCACCGCCTCGCCGACCGTCGTCGGTGGGACCGCGTTCGTCGGTTCGTACGACGGCCACCTCTACGCGCTGGACGCGACGAGCGGCGAACGCGCCTGGCTGTTCGACACGGGCGGGGCGGTGTACTCGTCGCCGACGGTGGCCGACGGAACGGTCTACGTGGGGACGGGGTACGAGGACGGGGATCAGGGTGCCGTCTTCGCGCTCGACGCGGCGACCGGATCCCAGGCGTGGTCGACGGGCTTCGGCAAACAGGACGAGCTGTTCGTCTCCTCGCCGACCGTCGCCGACGGCATCGTCTACGTCGGCACGCAACGGCCCGCCGTCTACGCCTTCGACGCGGCGAGCGGGACGGAGCGATGGCGAGCGCCGACGAACGCGTCGACGTTCTCCTCGCCGACGGTCCACGACGGTACGCTCTACGTCGGCTCGATGGACGGCTCGCTCTACGCGATGAACGTCGCTGGAAATCGGTCGAGCGAGGGCTCGCGGGTCGAACAGGAGAGTCTGGGCCACGTCGTCACCGACGAACCGGACCCGGCCTTCGACGTCGAGATAGCCGAGACGAACGCGCCGGTCGAGGCCGGCGAGACGCTCTCGGTCGGCGTCGACGTCGCGAACGTCGGGGCCGCAGCCGGAACGGACCGCGTCGGGCTGTCCGTCGGCGGCGTCCAGCGCGATGACGCCGAACTCGGCCTCTCACCCGGCGAATCCCGCCGGATCGAGCTGGCGTGGGAGACCGACGAGGGCGACGACGGCGATCACACGGCGACCGTCGCGTCCAGTTCGGCCGTCGATACGCGGCCGGTGACGGTCACCCCGCCGCCGGCCGGCGAGTTCGAACTCGTCGCGGTCGAGGCCGAGACGCCGGTGACCGCGGGCGAGGCGGTCTCGGTCGCCGCGGAGGTCGCGAACGTCGGCACCGACGACGCGACGCGGAACGTGACGCTCGATGTCGCCGGAGAACGGGTTGATAGCGTCGAACGCACCCTCGCCCCGAACGAGACGGGGACCGTCGCCCTCACCTGGGAGACCGAACCCGGCGACGTCGGCACGCACGCCCTCTCCGTCGCGACCGACGGGTCGTCCGCCGCGGTGAACGTGACCGTCGAGGCGCCCGGGGACGGGCCCGACGTCCGCCTGACGAACGTGACGACGAACGAGCCGGTGACCGAGGGCGAGTACCTCGACGTGGTCGCCGAACTCGAGAACGTCGGCGACGCGGCCGCCACCCAGTCCGTCACGCTCGAGATCGACGGCGACGAGGTCGACGCGGTGACGGTCGATCTCGTGCCGAACGAATCCACAACCGAGACGCTTCGGTGGCCGACCGACTCGGGAGATGCCGGGACGTACCAGGCCCGCGTTTCGACTGCCAACCACTCCGCGACGCGGACCGTCACCGTCTCGCCATCATCGAGTGCCCACTTCCGAGTGACCGACGTGACGACGAACGCGCCGGTCGCGGCGGGTGAGTCCCTCGCGGTGACGGCGACGGTCGAGAACGTCGGCGGGGACGTCGGGACCCAGCCGATCGAACTCTCGAAGTTCGACGGAACGGTCGTCGACGCGACGAACATCACGCTCGCGGTCAGTGGCTGGGCGACGGTCGAGCTCCGCTGGGAGACCGACGCGACCGACGTCGGGACGGGCACCGTCACGGTCGCCAGCGACGACGACGCGAATTCGGCGACCGTCGAGATCGTCGACCCCGACGTCTGCGACCGCCCGGGTGACGTCGACGGCGACGGAGCGGTGACGTCGCTCGACGCGACGCTCACGCAGCGCCACATCGCCGGGTTCGAGCCCGATCCCTTCGAGGGTGCGTGCGCCGACCTGACCGACGACGGCACCGTCACGCCCGCCGACGTCACCGCGATCCACCAGTTGATCGTCGGGACCGACCGATCGTGA
- a CDS encoding ornithine cyclodeaminase family protein: MHTLLLSDEDVDTYADMPSVIDALEAAFAAYQHGTAQMPAKSYVDLPQYNGDFRSMPAYLATDEWDAAGLKWVNVHPDNPDDHDLPTVMGTMIYSDPETAYPLAIMDGTELTMKRTGAAAAVATDHLAVADATSLGIVGAGVQAYTQLEAISEVRPIEEVVVSDLDDERVERFVETFADRFDVRGGSISEAGHCDVLSTVTPVEEPIVGPDDVGERTHVNAMGADAEGKHELADDLLLGATIVIDDHEQCTHSGEINVPYHAGTLTDDDIYGEIGEIVVGDRAGRTADTGVTVFDSTGLAIQDVAAAHVVYEEASDREGGSPFDLVGAGN; this comes from the coding sequence ATGCACACGCTGCTCCTCTCGGACGAGGACGTCGACACCTACGCCGACATGCCGAGCGTCATCGACGCGCTCGAAGCCGCGTTCGCGGCCTACCAACACGGTACCGCCCAGATGCCGGCCAAATCCTACGTCGACCTGCCCCAGTACAACGGCGACTTCCGGTCGATGCCGGCCTACCTCGCGACCGACGAGTGGGACGCCGCGGGGCTCAAGTGGGTCAACGTTCACCCCGACAACCCTGACGATCACGATCTCCCGACGGTGATGGGGACCATGATCTACTCCGACCCGGAGACGGCCTACCCGCTGGCCATCATGGACGGGACCGAACTCACGATGAAGCGCACGGGTGCGGCGGCCGCCGTCGCGACCGACCACCTAGCGGTCGCGGACGCCACCTCGCTGGGGATCGTCGGGGCCGGCGTCCAGGCCTACACGCAACTCGAGGCCATCAGCGAGGTTCGCCCGATCGAGGAGGTCGTCGTCAGCGACCTCGACGACGAGCGCGTCGAGCGCTTCGTCGAGACCTTCGCCGACCGGTTCGACGTCCGCGGCGGTTCGATCTCGGAGGCCGGCCACTGCGACGTGCTCTCGACGGTGACGCCCGTCGAGGAGCCCATCGTCGGTCCCGACGACGTCGGCGAGCGGACCCACGTCAACGCGATGGGCGCCGACGCCGAGGGCAAGCACGAACTCGCCGACGACCTCCTGCTCGGCGCGACGATCGTCATCGACGACCACGAACAGTGCACCCACTCCGGCGAGATCAACGTCCCCTACCACGCGGGGACGCTCACGGACGACGACATCTACGGCGAGATCGGCGAGATCGTCGTCGGCGACCGCGCGGGTCGGACCGCCGACACCGGCGTGACGGTCTTCGACTCGACCGGGCTGGCCATCCAGGACGTCGCCGCCGCCCACGTCGTCTACGAGGAAGCTAGCGACCGCGAGGGCGGCAGCCCGTTCGACCTCGTCGGCGCCGGCAACTGA
- a CDS encoding cupin domain-containing protein, with amino-acid sequence MERVDIREDGAGPSIAEADVYRRLSKPLGTEELALNYAEIEPDGQLGFDYHRHRDQEEVFVVTGGTVTFETEDGDVRVGEGEAIRFGPDEFQLATNRDDERATLLALGAPRGSREIQYRRACPTCEEETLQDLEFDRERAVFEGVCTECGEVAVEVEPS; translated from the coding sequence ATGGAGCGAGTCGACATTCGCGAGGACGGTGCGGGCCCGTCGATCGCCGAGGCCGACGTCTACCGTCGGCTCTCGAAACCCCTCGGAACCGAGGAGCTGGCGCTCAACTACGCCGAGATCGAGCCCGACGGCCAGCTCGGCTTCGACTACCACCGCCACCGCGACCAGGAGGAGGTCTTCGTCGTCACGGGCGGGACCGTCACGTTCGAAACCGAAGACGGCGACGTCAGGGTCGGCGAAGGCGAGGCGATCCGCTTCGGGCCCGACGAGTTCCAGCTCGCCACCAACCGGGACGACGAACGGGCGACGCTGCTGGCCCTCGGCGCCCCGCGCGGGAGCCGGGAGATCCAGTACCGGCGCGCGTGTCCGACCTGCGAGGAAGAGACGCTGCAGGATCTGGAGTTCGACCGCGAGCGCGCCGTGTTCGAGGGGGTCTGTACCGAGTGCGGCGAGGTCGCGGTCGAAGTCGAACCCTCGTGA
- a CDS encoding YqjF family protein produces MSRGDTPLRETDRSPVHTAGSDYRLPHPFRLTWRDGLFCHWPIEPDALRPHVPDPLTLDTYDDSAWVSIVPFVAANAGLRGTPRILRPTFAELNVRTYVSIRGDPGLYFFSVDVGNAAIATLAGRATRLPVRRARMHVSRSEGSVPDEGSQVSFASARESVGEPDAHFTVTYEPEDEISFAEPGTRDAWLTERRRFFAPDGWGDGSRPRGTVLVGEVAHAPWPLQSASITLHENGLFAANDLPEPDAEPVAHYCPELAMTAAIPRRMRVPY; encoded by the coding sequence ATGAGCCGCGGTGACACACCCCTGCGCGAGACGGACCGATCCCCGGTGCACACCGCGGGGAGCGACTATCGACTGCCCCACCCCTTCAGGCTCACCTGGCGCGACGGGCTCTTCTGTCACTGGCCGATCGAACCCGACGCCCTCCGGCCGCACGTTCCGGACCCCCTCACGCTCGACACGTACGACGACAGCGCCTGGGTGAGTATCGTCCCGTTCGTCGCCGCGAACGCGGGGCTTCGAGGGACGCCGCGGATCCTCCGGCCGACGTTCGCCGAACTCAACGTTCGAACCTACGTCTCCATCCGGGGCGACCCGGGCCTGTACTTCTTCAGCGTCGACGTGGGCAACGCGGCCATCGCGACGCTCGCAGGCCGGGCTACTCGACTTCCCGTCCGGCGGGCGCGGATGCACGTCTCCCGGAGCGAGGGGAGCGTGCCCGACGAGGGCTCGCAGGTTTCGTTCGCGAGCGCGCGCGAATCGGTCGGCGAGCCGGACGCGCACTTCACCGTGACCTACGAGCCCGAGGACGAGATCAGCTTCGCGGAGCCGGGGACCCGCGACGCCTGGCTCACCGAACGGCGGCGCTTCTTCGCGCCCGACGGGTGGGGCGACGGGAGCCGACCCCGGGGGACCGTCCTCGTCGGCGAAGTCGCCCACGCGCCCTGGCCGCTGCAGTCCGCGTCGATCACGCTCCACGAAAACGGCCTCTTCGCGGCGAACGACCTGCCGGAACCCGACGCCGAGCCCGTCGCTCACTACTGTCCGGAGCTAGCCATGACCGCCGCGATCCCGCGCCGGATGCGGGTTCCGTACTAA